The following are encoded together in the Pseudomonas sp. Leaf58 genome:
- the parM gene encoding ParM/StbA family protein, with product MSENHLFAGVDDGNRETKIVLSNGLRISTPSRAMSGLSNQISLNGAKSGVFSYLTQDGPFSVGNIEAAEDTAYDGYPTSAQNRVIVAHALRQLGLNQSHTLDIVTGLPLKRFYLNGDLNKDLIGRKKKNLKIYDVKGVDGYAPAVIKRHDVLSEAIAGWVNYVIQRNPEGKLSIVKDRALERTAIIDIGGRTLDIAVVKDWVLDRDRSTTDEIGMIKIVTALKDRLYDFFNGVDLTDEQVEQALTTRQVKVKGKLHVVGEIVDSATMSVLNSIKATVMRQLQKSGDIDTVFFIGGTSEFLRPHLADWFEQQVLLEDAAFANAEGMLKYAEFAMGQK from the coding sequence ATGTCAGAAAATCACCTTTTCGCGGGCGTTGATGACGGCAACCGCGAGACGAAAATTGTGCTATCCAATGGACTGCGCATCTCCACACCCTCCAGGGCCATGAGTGGCCTGTCCAATCAGATTTCGCTCAACGGCGCGAAAAGCGGCGTGTTCAGCTATCTGACCCAGGACGGCCCGTTTTCGGTTGGCAATATCGAGGCGGCTGAAGATACGGCCTACGATGGCTATCCAACCAGTGCCCAAAACCGTGTCATTGTGGCTCATGCGCTGCGCCAGCTCGGCCTTAACCAGTCACATACACTGGATATTGTCACCGGACTTCCACTCAAGCGCTTCTACCTCAACGGCGACCTGAACAAGGATCTTATCGGACGCAAAAAGAAGAACCTGAAAATCTACGATGTCAAAGGTGTGGATGGTTATGCCCCGGCAGTCATCAAGCGGCATGATGTGCTGTCTGAGGCGATCGCCGGCTGGGTCAACTACGTCATCCAGCGCAATCCTGAGGGCAAGCTGAGCATTGTCAAGGACAGGGCCCTTGAGCGCACAGCAATCATCGATATTGGTGGTCGCACGCTTGATATAGCTGTGGTCAAGGACTGGGTGCTCGATCGAGATCGCTCCACCACCGATGAAATCGGCATGATCAAAATCGTCACCGCCCTCAAGGATCGTCTGTATGATTTCTTTAACGGTGTCGACCTGACTGACGAGCAAGTCGAACAAGCGCTCACCACGCGCCAAGTGAAGGTCAAGGGCAAACTGCATGTCGTCGGGGAAATCGTCGATTCCGCAACGATGTCGGTGCTGAACAGTATCAAGGCCACCGTCATGCGCCAACTGCAGAAGTCCGGTGACATTGACACGGTATTTTTCATCGGCGGCACCAGCGAGTTCCTGAGGCCCCACCTGGCAGATTGGTTTGAGCAACAGGTGCTGCTGGAAGATGCCGCATTTGCCAACGCCGAAGGCATGCTCAAGTACGCCGAATTTGCTATGGGGCAGAAGTAA
- a CDS encoding DUF3631 domain-containing protein: MWLPDPDDYWVLTFSCITSYVQAIFDAVPLILLNGEGGTGKSDLGKAMTDVSCNAVMIGKTSPSSMIRLMDEAKGLVVIDDLESIGARASGAGRESFSEMVQVLKVSYKKASANKVITNDRKKTEIVNFFGVKIVSNTTGVDRILGTRMIQISTQLIPKDQLDPFLARHELSSDELHTLRNELHCWAFDHVNDVSNGYRNLFGASADREQEIAAPLRVLAKLSGLAEAEQAIERSLEKQTERKITFRSATDALAYVIEQCAREGARTISVVEVMLRLRQAMGQKPIKGKPLVWMKPEWVSKKLRELGWVSASAGRKNLYGYQMRILGISDDKRLEVGALTKEARSNDAFCKGCLECPFRNYGCEIMPYRVKREGL; this comes from the coding sequence GTGTGGCTTCCGGATCCTGATGATTACTGGGTACTCACCTTTTCCTGCATCACCTCCTATGTCCAAGCCATCTTCGATGCTGTGCCTTTGATTCTACTCAATGGTGAAGGTGGCACAGGAAAGAGCGACCTGGGCAAAGCCATGACAGATGTGTCCTGTAATGCGGTCATGATCGGCAAGACCAGCCCCTCCTCGATGATTCGCCTGATGGATGAGGCCAAAGGCTTGGTGGTGATTGACGACCTGGAATCCATTGGGGCAAGAGCCTCGGGCGCCGGACGCGAATCGTTTTCAGAAATGGTGCAGGTGTTGAAGGTGAGCTACAAGAAAGCTTCCGCCAACAAGGTGATCACGAATGACCGCAAGAAAACCGAGATCGTAAATTTCTTTGGGGTCAAAATTGTCTCGAACACCACAGGAGTCGATCGGATCCTGGGAACACGGATGATTCAAATATCCACCCAGCTTATCCCCAAGGATCAGCTGGATCCGTTTCTTGCCCGACACGAGCTCAGTTCCGATGAACTGCATACACTGCGAAATGAGTTGCACTGCTGGGCCTTTGACCATGTCAACGACGTCAGCAATGGCTACCGCAACCTGTTCGGTGCCAGCGCCGATCGTGAACAGGAAATTGCCGCACCGCTGAGAGTGCTGGCCAAGCTGTCAGGCCTGGCGGAGGCGGAACAGGCGATTGAGCGCTCGCTGGAGAAGCAGACAGAGCGCAAGATCACATTCCGCTCGGCCACCGATGCTCTGGCCTATGTGATTGAGCAATGCGCGAGGGAAGGGGCCAGAACGATCAGTGTGGTGGAGGTCATGCTCCGCCTGCGTCAGGCCATGGGGCAAAAGCCCATCAAAGGCAAGCCCCTGGTATGGATGAAGCCTGAGTGGGTCTCGAAGAAGCTGCGCGAGTTAGGCTGGGTGTCAGCGAGCGCCGGTAGAAAAAACCTCTACGGCTACCAAATGCGCATTCTTGGGATTTCCGATGACAAGCGGCTGGAAGTCGGAGCGTTGACCAAGGAGGCCAGGTCGAACGATGCTTTTTGCAAGGGTTGCCTGGAATGTCCATTCAGGAATTATGGGTGTGAAATCATGCCTTATCGCGTCAAGCGCGAAGGCCTGTAA